The Leptospira mtsangambouensis sequence ATTGTAGTGGGATTGAAAATTATTCTCGTCACCTAACGGGAAGAAGTGAAGGAGAAAGGCCGGCTTGTTTACTTGATTATTTCCCCAATTTAGATTTTTTACTGATCATTGATGAATCCCATGTGACCCTTCCACAGATTGGAGGGATGTATGCTGGGGATAGGTCCAGAAAACTAACGTTAGTTGATTTTGGATTTCGCCTTCCAAGTGCATTGGACAATCGACCTTTGAATTTTGAGGAATTTGAAACTCTCACACCAATGACTTTATATGTTTCGGCCACTCCGGACCAAAAAGAAATTGATAAAAGTGAAGCGGTCATTGAACAAATCATTCGACCAACAGGTCTACTGGATCCAGTAGTAGAAGTTCGTCCCACCACAAACCAAATTGAAGATTTGTTAAACGAAATCAGACTTCGCATTGAAAAAAAAGAAAGAATCCTGATTACCACTCTGACCAAAAAAATGTCAGAAGATTTAACTGACTATTATAAAGAAGTAGGATTAAAAATTGCTTACCTACATTCGGAGATTGATACCATCGAACGAACGGAGATCATTCGAGATTTGCGTAAAGGTGTTTATGATTGTATTGTGGGGATCAACTTACTCCGAGAAGGTTTGGACATTCCAGAAGTTTCCCTTGTTGCCATTTTAGATGCTGACAAAGAAGGTTTTTTACGGAATTATAAATCCCTGATCCAGACCATTGGGCGTGCCGCAAGGAATGTGAACGGGAAGGCTATTTTGTATGCAGACCGATTGACTGATTCCATGAAAAAAGCAATCAGCGAAACGGAACGCCGCCGTCTAATCCAAGAAGCACACAACACGGCAATGGGGATCACTCCTCAAAGTATCATTAAAGAAATTCATGATATCCTTCCACGTGAAATGGCGGAAGAGGATAGCAAAGAAGAAGCACTCAAGGAAATGGAAAAAGAATTTACCTTGAAGAAATACAAAACCAAAGACAAGTTACGCGATGCTTTAAAAAGAGAAATGTTGCGTTATGCTTCGGATTTGGATTTTGAAAAAGCGGCCATGTTTCGAGATAAGATGTTAGCACTCGGGCCGGATAAAATAGAGTCATAAGGTAGGATTTTGATTGGAAACAAATGAATTTTGGGAAAACTCAACAAAACTGGCGAGAATGGAAGACTCTCTTCCAAAACAAATTTTTCTTCTCCCCATTAAGGTAAGGCCAGTATTCCCAGGAATCATCACGCCTTTAATTGTTCCTCCCGGTAGGTTCATC is a genomic window containing:
- the uvrB gene encoding excinuclease ABC subunit UvrB translates to MANFKMVSPFKAAGDQVKAIEDIAKSFGEGKNKITLVGVTGSGKTFTMAEVITRVKKPTLILSHNKTLAAQLFREFKEFFPENAVEYFVSYYDYYQPEAYVPSSDTFIEKDMSMNEEIDKLRLRATSSLLERDDVIIVSSVSCIYGLGSPEDYMNSVVMLRIGDKIDRDQIIRKFLHIQYARNDIDFSRGNFRVRGDTIEIMPSYQEEGIRIELFGDEIDGLSKIDPLTGKVKMKLDRVVVYPAKHFITSGPKIKDAIEKIKEEMAEQKDKFLKQGKHLEAERIESRTNYDMEMLVELGYCSGIENYSRHLTGRSEGERPACLLDYFPNLDFLLIIDESHVTLPQIGGMYAGDRSRKLTLVDFGFRLPSALDNRPLNFEEFETLTPMTLYVSATPDQKEIDKSEAVIEQIIRPTGLLDPVVEVRPTTNQIEDLLNEIRLRIEKKERILITTLTKKMSEDLTDYYKEVGLKIAYLHSEIDTIERTEIIRDLRKGVYDCIVGINLLREGLDIPEVSLVAILDADKEGFLRNYKSLIQTIGRAARNVNGKAILYADRLTDSMKKAISETERRRLIQEAHNTAMGITPQSIIKEIHDILPREMAEEDSKEEALKEMEKEFTLKKYKTKDKLRDALKREMLRYASDLDFEKAAMFRDKMLALGPDKIES